A single genomic interval of Methyloceanibacter caenitepidi harbors:
- a CDS encoding TolC family protein, whose product MIATKIRRFIILILTLSLSACYKQPVSYLDGGPSTLADGSRLNAETDVSAVTPADKTVVRYANASRYPDSQATYTGTVTLSDAVRRALRYSPALEAASIEVDAKRAETVQAGLRPNPVITGDVQNVGQDVQESTLELSQVILLGGKRLKRIRAAELDVGVAEWDYEAVRLRTASNTAEDFVDVLGSQRRIQILGELEGVARQLKKAVNERVDAGTISAVDLKRTEIEVIRAQSQLSQEKSLLGVLRRRLANNWGARSADFEYVKGDLATGTRLPSADQLSAFLSSNPDVARWTTEMMQREAVLRLEKSKRIPDLTVGAGARNVRDADETGALVGLSIPLPVFDRNQGNIAAAQTRVFKARRETMAARIDVNSQMLEAYGDLVVASRKLEALQKQILPTAQEVYADTNKGYAAGEFDLLSVLDSQRTLFATRLEIVNAQADFQKAKVRIEALIGRSLYDF is encoded by the coding sequence ATGATCGCAACAAAAATACGACGGTTTATCATCTTGATTCTGACGCTTTCGCTGTCCGCCTGCTACAAGCAGCCGGTTTCCTATCTCGATGGCGGGCCATCCACCTTGGCGGATGGAAGCCGCCTAAACGCCGAGACGGACGTCTCAGCGGTCACGCCAGCCGATAAGACTGTCGTTCGCTACGCGAACGCATCGCGCTATCCGGACTCGCAGGCAACTTATACTGGCACGGTCACGCTGAGCGATGCGGTTCGGCGCGCTCTCCGTTACAGCCCGGCCTTGGAGGCTGCGTCGATCGAGGTTGATGCCAAGCGCGCGGAAACTGTTCAGGCGGGCCTTAGACCAAACCCTGTCATCACGGGAGATGTACAGAATGTCGGACAGGATGTTCAGGAATCTACTTTGGAGCTCTCTCAGGTCATTCTTCTTGGCGGAAAGCGGCTAAAGCGTATCAGGGCCGCCGAGCTCGATGTCGGGGTCGCGGAATGGGATTACGAAGCTGTGCGTCTGCGGACAGCGAGCAACACTGCGGAGGACTTTGTCGACGTTCTGGGAAGCCAACGACGGATTCAGATCCTTGGCGAGCTCGAGGGCGTGGCCAGACAGCTCAAGAAAGCGGTGAACGAACGGGTGGATGCCGGAACGATAAGTGCGGTTGACCTAAAGAGAACCGAGATCGAAGTCATTCGTGCGCAGTCCCAGCTAAGTCAAGAAAAATCGCTCCTTGGCGTTCTACGCCGCCGGCTCGCGAACAACTGGGGTGCGCGCAGCGCAGACTTTGAGTACGTCAAGGGTGACTTGGCGACGGGCACTCGTCTGCCGTCGGCAGACCAACTCAGCGCTTTTTTGTCTTCGAATCCTGACGTTGCACGCTGGACGACCGAGATGATGCAGCGGGAGGCCGTTCTTAGGTTAGAGAAGTCCAAACGGATACCCGACCTGACTGTCGGCGCTGGCGCGCGGAACGTAAGGGACGCTGACGAAACGGGAGCCCTAGTTGGCCTCTCGATTCCGCTACCGGTATTTGATCGCAATCAGGGCAATATCGCTGCCGCACAAACCCGCGTTTTCAAGGCGCGACGCGAGACAATGGCCGCAAGAATCGATGTGAATTCCCAGATGCTGGAGGCCTACGGCGACCTTGTGGTTGCCTCCCGAAAGCTTGAGGCCCTGCAGAAACAGATCCTGCCTACCGCTCAAGAAGTCTACGCAGACACGAACAAGGGCTATGCCGCCGGAGAGTTCGATCTCTTGAGCGTTTTGGATTCTCAGCGAACCCTGTTTGCGACACGCCTGGAGATCGTGAATGCGCAGGCGGACTTCCAAAAGGCAAAGGTGAGAATCGAAGCTTTGATTGGACGCAGCCTCTATGACTTCTGA
- a CDS encoding efflux RND transporter periplasmic adaptor subunit, giving the protein MTSEKNGNQRRPLNRLLIGTAILVVLMVMAAVAVWLPYSRATINSLVTTGVERAETSINGAGTGPDRSDPPHAENSDEQSKTETEKDQVAAIGGPADDGESSSGQHESEGEGAPDLGVENLKRLGIKVAVADDSPMVMDIERPAEVKFDNDRVVHVVPRVAGVVSSVSVSEGEVVEEDEVLAVVHSRELAEMKSAYLADLERRDLAWENFDRAKRLWEKKISSEKDYLAQKTALAEADIALTASQQKLRALGLSQSYLDKLKDGAVEDLAKYEIRAPITGTVIKKHISLGEAVSVDSDAFMVADTSTVWVDITVYPEDLREVGAGQIVQIQLDENDVVEGQIAFVTADVQEETRTAVARVIRDNAGGRLKPGMFVKAWIELSQETGGVRVPKTAVQNFNNNTVVFVQEGESFEPRPVKPGRENSKYVQVLSGLTKGESYVEEGAFTLKALIQKAQMGEGHGH; this is encoded by the coding sequence ATGACTTCTGAGAAGAATGGGAATCAACGACGCCCGCTGAACCGGCTGCTCATTGGGACGGCAATTCTTGTCGTCTTGATGGTTATGGCCGCCGTTGCTGTTTGGCTTCCATACTCGAGAGCAACGATTAATTCCCTCGTGACCACCGGTGTCGAGCGTGCAGAGACCAGCATCAACGGTGCTGGAACGGGCCCCGACCGATCGGATCCGCCCCATGCTGAGAATAGTGACGAACAATCAAAAACCGAGACCGAGAAAGACCAAGTTGCAGCAATCGGTGGCCCGGCGGACGACGGCGAATCATCGTCAGGGCAGCACGAGTCTGAAGGGGAAGGGGCGCCGGACCTCGGTGTCGAAAATCTCAAGCGCCTCGGTATCAAAGTCGCTGTCGCTGACGACAGCCCAATGGTGATGGATATCGAGCGTCCCGCAGAAGTGAAATTCGACAACGATCGGGTGGTTCACGTCGTGCCCCGCGTTGCTGGCGTGGTTAGCAGTGTGTCGGTGTCAGAAGGTGAGGTTGTCGAGGAGGACGAGGTCCTCGCGGTCGTTCATAGTCGAGAGCTCGCGGAAATGAAATCAGCGTATCTCGCTGATCTGGAGCGGCGAGACTTGGCATGGGAGAATTTCGACCGAGCGAAGCGGCTTTGGGAGAAAAAGATCTCTTCCGAGAAGGACTATCTGGCACAGAAGACCGCATTGGCTGAGGCGGACATTGCTTTGACCGCCTCGCAGCAGAAGCTTCGCGCGCTTGGTCTATCACAAAGCTACCTCGACAAGCTTAAGGATGGCGCGGTTGAAGACCTTGCGAAATATGAGATACGCGCGCCGATTACCGGAACTGTCATTAAGAAGCACATCAGCCTCGGTGAGGCTGTGTCCGTCGACAGTGACGCATTTATGGTAGCCGACACGTCGACCGTCTGGGTGGACATAACAGTCTATCCCGAGGACCTACGAGAGGTTGGCGCCGGACAAATTGTCCAAATTCAACTTGACGAGAACGACGTCGTTGAAGGGCAGATAGCCTTCGTCACGGCCGATGTACAAGAGGAGACGCGCACCGCCGTCGCGCGGGTCATCAGGGACAATGCAGGAGGCCGATTGAAGCCAGGCATGTTCGTCAAGGCGTGGATTGAACTGAGCCAAGAGACCGGCGGCGTTCGCGTTCCCAAGACTGCAGTGCAAAACTTCAACAACAACACCGTGGTCTTTGTCCAGGAGGGGGAAAGCTTCGAGCCGAGACCCGTCAAGCCTGGCCGCGAAAACTCGAAATACGTCCAAGTTCTATCGGGGCTTACTAAAGGAGAGAGCTACGTTGAAGAGGGGGCGTTCACGCTGAAAGCACTCATCCAGAAGGCACAAATGGGCGAAGGCCACGGTCACTGA
- a CDS encoding efflux RND transporter permease subunit produces the protein MLNRLVEISLQYKFLVIIAFLVVGFLGWRAVTNVPIDAFPDVTPVQVNIYTESPGLAAEDVEQLLTFPVESAMAGLPNVDEIRSVSLFGLSYVAVYFADDVDIYFARRLVMERLAEVGDRIPEGYGTPEMGPNASGLGQVYWYTLERTDEKLAEDISDMDLRTLQDWSVRLILRTAPGVDDVMSWGGQERQYQVQIDPLKLIKYKLGYRDIIEAIEANNRQVGGQYIDQGPEQFLVRGLGLVANENNIGDIVLKVHDGSAVYLRDVAKITQAPALRFGAVTRDGKEVVLGMSLARIGENAKDVVDAVKGKLSVAEQALPEGIVLKPIYDRTELVEKAVGTAERALIEGSILVAIVLFLFLGELRSAFVVIAALPLAMLIAFIFMEQAGLSANLMSLAGLAIGIGMMVDGAVVMVENSFRIMAERKSAGEEVNRTAAVLTAAREVANPIAFAILIIIVVFLPLFSLQGLEGKLFKPMAFNISFAMAGSLLLTLTIIPVLAAIILKPKEERDTLIVRWIKRGYLPLLAWSLANKGKVVVAAGLLLVLSLALFPLLGKEFMPQLQEGSIMWRVTSIPSTSLDESIEISKRIEAALAEFPEVETTIAMIGRAEKGETADVNYMEVYTALRPQDEWPSRLSIEDLATAMRKTLEETVPTAVIAFTQPIQMRVEELISGVRATLAAKLYGQDLAELDRLSQDIKGVIAGVPGVADLSLEANLGKPQIRIQVDREELARYGLNADDVLTIVRTGIGNQPVSTLIEGVKRFDITARLQDTSKQSVEAIKNIPLRTPDGAIVLLSRVADVSVAEGYSFIRREQLQRYAVIQMDVRGRDVDSFVQDANKAIEQKVNLPPGYWIEWGGAFENQQRALARLSIIVPLTIFFIFVLLQTAFNSVRQAVLIIANVPFATIGGLIFLWVSGQYLSVPSAIGFIAVFGVAMLNGIVLTSFINELREKGFKISDAVRRGAELRLRPVLMTASVAILGLIPMLLSSGVGAETQRPLATVVVGGLITSTLLTLVLLPVIYEWVEIRVEERRSSAEQRLRAHEA, from the coding sequence ATGCTGAACAGGCTCGTCGAGATTTCACTTCAGTACAAATTCCTCGTGATCATTGCGTTTCTTGTCGTGGGCTTTCTCGGCTGGCGGGCGGTGACCAACGTGCCAATCGATGCCTTTCCTGACGTGACGCCAGTCCAGGTGAACATCTACACAGAATCGCCGGGCCTTGCAGCCGAGGACGTAGAGCAACTCCTCACATTTCCCGTTGAATCGGCCATGGCTGGTCTGCCCAACGTCGACGAAATCCGCTCGGTAAGCTTATTTGGCCTATCTTACGTAGCCGTCTATTTCGCGGACGACGTAGACATTTATTTCGCGCGTCGCCTTGTAATGGAGAGGTTGGCTGAAGTGGGCGACCGGATCCCTGAAGGGTATGGCACGCCGGAAATGGGACCGAACGCTTCTGGCCTCGGTCAAGTCTATTGGTACACGCTGGAACGTACCGATGAGAAACTTGCCGAGGACATTTCCGACATGGATTTGCGCACCCTTCAAGATTGGTCAGTTCGATTGATCTTGAGAACCGCTCCCGGCGTCGATGACGTGATGTCCTGGGGCGGTCAGGAGCGGCAATATCAGGTCCAGATCGATCCCCTTAAGCTCATCAAATACAAGCTCGGCTATAGAGATATCATCGAGGCGATTGAGGCGAACAATCGGCAGGTTGGCGGCCAGTACATCGATCAAGGGCCAGAGCAGTTCCTAGTGCGAGGGCTGGGTCTCGTCGCGAATGAGAACAACATCGGCGATATCGTTCTGAAAGTTCACGATGGATCTGCTGTATACCTCCGCGACGTGGCCAAAATCACTCAGGCTCCCGCCTTGCGTTTCGGCGCCGTGACCCGCGACGGTAAAGAGGTGGTTCTTGGAATGTCTTTGGCGCGTATTGGAGAAAACGCCAAAGACGTAGTCGATGCAGTGAAGGGCAAGCTCTCCGTAGCGGAGCAGGCTCTGCCAGAAGGCATCGTTCTGAAGCCCATATATGACCGTACAGAGTTGGTGGAAAAAGCCGTAGGCACCGCGGAACGCGCCCTGATTGAAGGGTCGATCCTCGTTGCCATTGTGCTTTTTTTGTTTCTCGGCGAGTTGCGGTCGGCTTTCGTCGTTATCGCCGCGCTGCCGCTCGCAATGCTTATCGCGTTTATTTTTATGGAGCAGGCAGGACTCTCCGCCAATCTCATGTCTCTAGCCGGCCTCGCCATCGGTATCGGCATGATGGTCGACGGCGCCGTCGTGATGGTCGAAAACTCGTTCCGCATCATGGCGGAACGGAAGTCAGCCGGCGAGGAGGTGAACCGAACGGCAGCGGTTCTCACCGCCGCACGCGAAGTTGCTAACCCAATTGCATTCGCCATTCTGATTATTATCGTTGTCTTTCTGCCTCTCTTTAGCTTGCAAGGCCTGGAAGGCAAGCTGTTTAAGCCGATGGCTTTCAATATCAGCTTCGCCATGGCGGGCTCGCTTCTTCTGACGCTTACAATTATTCCCGTCTTGGCGGCGATCATTCTCAAACCCAAGGAGGAGCGCGACACCCTTATCGTTCGCTGGATCAAGCGGGGGTATCTGCCCCTTCTCGCGTGGTCATTGGCCAACAAGGGAAAAGTGGTTGTTGCTGCTGGGCTACTGCTGGTGCTCAGCCTGGCGCTCTTCCCCCTTTTAGGCAAAGAATTTATGCCGCAGCTACAGGAGGGCTCAATCATGTGGCGGGTGACCTCCATCCCTTCAACGTCTCTCGACGAATCGATCGAGATCTCGAAAAGAATCGAAGCTGCGCTAGCTGAATTCCCTGAGGTCGAAACGACGATCGCGATGATTGGACGGGCCGAGAAGGGTGAGACAGCCGACGTCAACTATATGGAAGTCTATACGGCGCTGAGGCCGCAAGACGAATGGCCATCCCGTCTGTCAATTGAAGATCTCGCCACTGCCATGCGTAAGACGCTGGAAGAAACAGTTCCGACGGCGGTGATCGCCTTTACGCAGCCAATCCAGATGCGTGTTGAAGAGCTGATTTCAGGTGTGCGGGCGACGCTCGCTGCCAAACTCTACGGCCAAGATCTCGCCGAACTTGACCGGTTGAGCCAAGATATCAAAGGGGTTATCGCTGGAGTGCCGGGCGTAGCGGATCTGTCACTTGAGGCAAACCTGGGCAAGCCCCAAATTCGCATTCAGGTCGACCGCGAAGAACTCGCACGTTATGGATTGAATGCAGATGACGTGTTGACGATCGTGCGCACTGGTATCGGCAACCAGCCGGTGTCCACTCTAATAGAAGGGGTGAAGCGCTTCGACATCACTGCACGGCTCCAGGACACATCGAAGCAGTCAGTCGAAGCAATCAAGAATATCCCCTTACGTACGCCTGACGGCGCTATCGTTCTGCTGTCACGGGTGGCCGACGTGTCTGTAGCCGAAGGCTATTCCTTCATCCGCCGGGAACAGCTTCAGCGTTATGCAGTCATCCAAATGGATGTTCGCGGGCGCGACGTGGACAGTTTTGTGCAGGATGCCAATAAAGCGATCGAGCAGAAGGTCAATTTACCTCCTGGATATTGGATCGAATGGGGCGGTGCATTCGAGAACCAGCAGCGCGCCCTTGCGCGCCTCTCCATCATCGTCCCGCTGACGATCTTCTTTATCTTCGTTCTGCTTCAAACCGCCTTCAATTCCGTTCGTCAGGCAGTGCTGATCATTGCCAACGTACCGTTTGCGACAATTGGTGGGCTCATTTTTCTATGGGTCTCGGGTCAATACTTGTCCGTACCGTCCGCGATTGGATTTATCGCCGTTTTCGGCGTGGCTATGCTTAACGGTATCGTGCTCACCTCATTCATCAATGAGTTGCGCGAAAAAGGATTTAAGATCTCAGATGCCGTGCGGCGCGGTGCCGAGCTTAGGCTTCGTCCGGTACTAATGACGGCAAGCGTCGCGATTCTCGGTCTTATACCGATGCTCTTGTCGTCGGGTGTAGGTGCTGAAACGCAGCGACCGCTCGCGACTGTCGTGGTTGGCGGCTTGATCACCTCGACCCTCCTCACACTCGTTCTGCTCCCCGTAATCTACGAGTGGGTTGAAATCAGAGTCGAAGAGCGCCGCAGCTCAGCCGAGCAAAGGCTTAGAGCGCATGAAGCCTAG
- a CDS encoding efflux RND transporter periplasmic adaptor subunit, translating to MRTQGRTSDVDGAIQKLRNLNVPQERIDEVIKTKENLRTLDWPASASGHVIEKNVIKGQFVEKGDELFRIADNSHVWVIAEVAEADIADITVGTPLTVTLRAFPSDPHEGKVTFIYPHMRTMETRTVSVRIELPNPDGSMKPGMYADVVLRPNANAPDVMAGACQRRHRQRHAQDRSRRQG from the coding sequence TTGCGTACGCAAGGCCGCACTAGCGACGTCGACGGAGCTATTCAAAAGTTGCGGAACCTCAACGTGCCGCAAGAGCGGATCGACGAGGTGATCAAGACCAAGGAGAATCTGAGAACGCTCGACTGGCCGGCGTCCGCCTCGGGTCACGTGATCGAAAAGAACGTGATCAAGGGCCAGTTTGTGGAGAAGGGCGATGAGTTGTTCCGCATCGCCGACAACTCTCATGTTTGGGTGATCGCCGAGGTCGCCGAGGCCGACATCGCCGATATCACGGTCGGCACGCCCCTCACGGTGACACTCCGTGCGTTTCCCAGCGACCCGCACGAAGGCAAGGTGACCTTCATCTATCCCCACATGCGAACGATGGAGACGCGAACCGTCTCGGTCCGCATCGAGCTGCCGAATCCCGACGGGTCGATGAAGCCCGGCATGTATGCCGACGTGGTGCTCCGTCCCAACGCCAATGCTCCCGACGTCATGGCGGGTGCCTGCCAACGCCGTCATCGACAGCGGCACGCGCAAGATCGTTCTCGTCGCCAAGGGTAA
- a CDS encoding cation transporter, with protein MSASCCGNEVRFEGLDPAYKRRLWAVIGINAVMFFVEMGAGALAGSRALQADALDFLGDTLTYGMTLAVIGSALRIRAWAAFVKGVSLTLMGVWVLGATAYHVLVIGTPQAEVMGLVGFLALAANATSVLLLIPYKDGDANVRSVWLCSRNDAIGNVAVMVAALGVWITGTKWPDLFVAALMAGVFVSSAVQILRQAVGELRSVEATT; from the coding sequence ATGAGTGCAAGTTGCTGCGGAAATGAGGTACGTTTCGAGGGTCTTGATCCTGCCTATAAGCGTCGTCTCTGGGCGGTCATCGGCATCAACGCCGTTATGTTCTTTGTAGAGATGGGTGCAGGTGCGTTGGCAGGTTCGCGAGCGCTCCAGGCTGATGCGCTCGACTTCCTGGGCGACACGCTGACCTACGGCATGACCCTCGCGGTGATCGGCTCCGCTCTGCGGATTCGCGCCTGGGCCGCGTTCGTCAAAGGCGTAAGTCTCACGCTTATGGGAGTGTGGGTCCTTGGTGCAACGGCGTACCATGTCCTGGTAATCGGCACTCCCCAGGCAGAAGTAATGGGTCTCGTCGGCTTTCTAGCACTTGCCGCTAATGCCACGAGCGTTCTCCTCCTCATTCCCTACAAGGATGGCGACGCCAACGTCAGGTCGGTTTGGCTCTGCTCGCGCAATGATGCCATTGGCAACGTGGCGGTGATGGTCGCGGCGCTGGGTGTTTGGATCACGGGCACAAAGTGGCCGGATCTATTTGTTGCGGCATTGATGGCAGGCGTATTCGTCAGCTCCGCGGTTCAAATCCTCCGGCAGGCGGTGGGCGAGCTGCGTAGTGTCGAAGCGACCACCTGA
- a CDS encoding YqhA family protein — protein MDLFLIAIVLLYFAFGIYSLFIHPEEAEQQLALPAWLRVRQIGQLKQVVAELILVILFVLFLRVVLQSFEESGSDMSWGRIATIMLLPVSTALLALALRLVELHPKPRRSAAPNSNSREVQKPLPKE, from the coding sequence TTGGACCTCTTCTTGATTGCGATAGTGCTTCTCTATTTTGCCTTCGGCATCTACTCCCTCTTCATCCATCCGGAAGAGGCCGAACAACAGCTTGCGTTGCCAGCTTGGCTTAGGGTCCGGCAGATTGGACAGCTCAAGCAGGTCGTGGCGGAGCTAATCCTAGTGATTCTTTTCGTTCTTTTTCTTCGCGTGGTTCTTCAATCATTCGAAGAAAGCGGCTCCGATATGAGCTGGGGCCGAATTGCGACAATCATGCTGCTGCCGGTGAGCACGGCGCTCTTGGCGCTGGCGCTGCGACTCGTTGAACTTCATCCCAAGCCTCGCAGATCAGCCGCCCCGAATTCCAATTCGAGGGAAGTGCAGAAACCCCTGCCGAAGGAATAG
- a CDS encoding phasin family protein codes for MVDKSVFDLPTELRNLTEQCMKAQTSYGQLMHSVTHTMRAWPGLPSETMVAGFNEFQERAMDFAKENAESSFSLARELANAKDVQEVMSIQSRYGQTQIQAYSRQVQELGRLMVNAMSGAGRKI; via the coding sequence ATGGTCGATAAGTCTGTCTTTGATCTCCCCACGGAGCTCCGGAATCTGACCGAGCAATGCATGAAAGCTCAGACTTCCTACGGTCAGCTTATGCACTCGGTGACCCATACAATGAGGGCTTGGCCAGGCCTACCGTCAGAAACGATGGTTGCTGGATTCAATGAGTTCCAGGAAAGGGCAATGGACTTCGCGAAGGAAAACGCTGAAAGCTCATTCTCGTTGGCAAGAGAGCTCGCAAACGCGAAGGACGTGCAAGAGGTGATGTCAATACAGAGCCGTTATGGGCAGACTCAGATTCAGGCATACTCTCGTCAGGTCCAAGAGCTTGGCCGATTGATGGTCAACGCCATGAGTGGGGCGGGCAGAAAGATCTGA
- a CDS encoding DUF3175 domain-containing protein, with product MMSEQKPSRWSQDVTAQSDALDLEKGVFTFKDPKRIAASLKRSAEASTRRKADPFRSAMSMLVFYMNRAGRNLSDDDRARLDAAKNELRRLFERAPAKKA from the coding sequence ATGATGTCTGAACAGAAACCCTCACGTTGGTCGCAAGACGTTACCGCGCAATCGGACGCGCTCGACCTTGAGAAAGGCGTTTTTACCTTCAAGGACCCCAAGCGGATCGCCGCATCCCTTAAGCGCTCGGCAGAAGCAAGCACACGCCGCAAGGCCGATCCTTTCCGCTCGGCTATGTCGATGCTGGTCTTCTATATGAACCGCGCGGGCAGGAACTTGTCGGACGACGACCGGGCGCGGCTCGACGCGGCGAAGAATGAGCTTCGGCGCCTATTTGAACGTGCCCCAGCGAAAAAAGCTTAG